Genomic window (Bradyrhizobium sp. 186):
TCCGCACCGGCCATGCTGCCGAGCTGATGCAGGATGATGGCCCATTGCGCGGCGAAACACACTTCGGCCACCGTCGCGACGGAGCGGCCGACGAACACGCTGGAGAGCCAGGTGTCGAACAGGCAGATGCGCTGCACGTCAGCGCGCGGCAGGAACGAGCGGAACGCGCAGCCGAACACATAGCCGGCGCAGAGCAGCAGCATCACGCCCATCCCCGACGACCCACCGAGGCTGCCGGTGACGGGCTGATAGAACTCCCGGTACAGCATGAACCAGACAAGGATATTGACGTTGCTGATCAGCGTCAGCGATCCCCACCACCACGCCAGGGGATTTGACCGCGCCTGCAACATCAACCTCATCGATTGCCCCGCTGTAACTGGACTGACATCCAACGGTAGCAATAGTGTCACAATAAGGCAGTCCGCCGCGACAAAAATTTGCGTGACGGCACTGTCATATTTTGCGAAGACGGTCGGGAGCCTGGGCTCAGTCCCAAGGTCATTCCGGGTTGCCTTCCGGGCGCCCCCGAATGACACGCTCACCTCACTCCCGCCACATACGCGGCGAGCTTGTCCAGCGTCTGATAGCCGTATTCGACGGCACCAAAGCCGATCATGGCATCGCGCTGCGCCGTGCTCGAGGCCAGTTGCCGGAGCGTCAGCACGGTCTTGCCGTTGCTCTGCTCGGCGAACGTGATGGTGAAGCGAAACAGTCCGGGATCGTCATCCTGGTCCGTGCCGTGGTCCATCTCCATCAGATGCGGCCGCTCGATGCGGCGGAAGCGCATGCGGTTCGGATAGACCGTGCCGTCGGGCCCGATCATGTTGAAGCGCCAGACGCCGCCGACCCGCACGTCGATCTCATGGGTCTCGTGAACCCTTTCGGCCCGAACCATTGCGGCAAATGCTTTGGGTCCGACCACGCCTCGAACACCAGCTCGCGCGGCGCGTCGATCACGCGCGACATCACGATCTCGCGGTCGAGCGACCATTGCGACAGAGCGGGGTTGGTGGAACTTGTCATCACTCGGCACCTTTCCGTTTGCTTGTTCGGGACGATCGTTTGCCGGCCGCCCCCTCCTTCTCTTTCTTCAGCTTCAGCACGTAGGCCTCGAACCGGTCGAGCCGCGCCTCCCAGATCGCGCGCTGCTGCTGGAACCAGTCTTCCGCGCCGACCAGCGCGTCCGGGCTAAGACGGCAGGTCCGCACGCGACCGAATTTCTCCGACTGAACAAGCCCGCTCAGCTCCAGCACGTGGATGTGCTTCATGAAGCTCGGCAGCGCCATATCGAAGGGATCGGCGAGCTCGCCGACCGATGCCTCACCGGCACACAGCCGCATCACGATCGCCCGCCGCGTCGGGTCGGCGAGCGCTGCGAAAATCTGGTCGAGCCGGGATAATTGGTTAGCCATTTGGCTAACCATAGAGCCCCCGCGATCCGGCGTCAACAATTGTTAGCTTGCTGGATAAGTATTTTCCTGCGCCGGCGGACGCGGAACTCACAACGCGCAATCGTGAATTGGGACACTAGGTTCTCCCGGCTAAATTAGATCGGGGGCGCATTGCGTCGATCGTCAGAGCACGTGCCGTTTGTCGTCACCTCATCGCACCTCACCAGGCGAGCTCTCGCCCGAGCTGCGCTCGTTCCGCTCGCGATCGGGCTTGCCCGGCCGCGCCGCGCAACTGCGGATTCCGACATGATCGCGCAAATGCGCGACATCGTCGCCGCCGAGCTGGCGCCGACCGCGACACCGGACCAGCCGGGCGGCCTTGCCGCCGCGCTCTATGCCGGTCGCCATGTCGAGTTCTTCAACTACGGCTTTGCCGACGACGCGGCTCGGCGCGCGGTGACGTCGGACACATTGTTCAACCTCGCCTCCTTGCGAAAGCCCTTCGAGGCAACGCTGGTGGCACTCGGCACGCTCCGCGGCGAGCTGCGGCTCGAAGATCCCCTGCCAAAGCATCTGCCGGAGCTCGACGGCGACTATATCCGCCGCGTCACCGTCGGAGAGCTCGTCACGCACACGTCGGGACTGCTGCTACCAACCGACCATCCGCCCTGGCCGAACGACTCGTTCGCGCGAGCGCAGTTCATCGACATGCTCAACGCGTGGAGCCCGCAGGCCGGCGAAGCACCCGGCCGGCAGCGCATCTACTGCCATGCTGGCTATGTGCTGCTTCAGCTCGTGCTCGAGCGTTGTTACGGCACCCCGATCGCAACGCTGTTCGAACAGCGCATCCTCAAGCCGCTCGGCATGACTGCGACTTGCGTGCCCGAACGTGGGCCGGACAACCGCGCTGTCATGGACGAGGCCTGGATGCAGCGCGTCGCGCAAGGCTATTCCGATCAGGGCACGACAATCGGACCGCCCGGCAACCAGCAGAGCTATTTCGATATCCCCGGCACCGGCCAGATGTTTTCCTCCACGCGCGATCTCGTAACGTTCGCGGCGGCCTGCGTCGACGGGCGCTCGGCCGACCCGCATTTGCGCGAGGCGTTGCGGATGACGCAGCACGAAGCCTTCCGCGTCGACGCGAAATTCGGACAAGGCATGGCCTGGGAGACCGTGCACCTGCCCGGTGTCACCGTCGTCGACAAGCCGGGCGGCCTCAACAACGCATCGGGTTACATCGGCCTGGTTCCGGCGCGGCGGATCGGCATCGTGCTATTGGCCAATCGCGGCGAATATCCGCACGAGATCGCGCGCTACAAGATCCTGCCCGCGCTGATGCATCTCGTGTCCTCACACGCAGGCTGACCGCCGAAACAGAAAGCCCCAGCTGAACCGGGGCCTTCCACGCCAGGACGGAACGGGATGGATCAGTACCTGGCGACGACCGGTCCGCCGAACTTGTAGTTCACGCCGACACGCACGATGTTCGATTTAAGATCGACCGAGTGGGTGTAGACGTTGCCCGTGAACGGTGCCCCGCCCGCGAACCCGAGGTTAGTGCTCTTGACCGTGCTGCTGCCGAGATCGACATAGAGATATTCGGCCTTGAGCGACCAGCCGCCGCCAAAGGCGTATTCGCTGCCGACGCCGGCGGTCCATCCGACGCGCGTGTCGCGGATCGCGGCCGATTCCGTCACCGAGAACGTGTCGGTGAAGTTGAAATTGCCCCTCACCTCGGCGATCGCCGCACCGCCCGTCGCATAGATGAGCCAGCTCGGCGTCGCGAGGAATCCGAGGCGGCCGCGGATCGTGGCGAGCCAGTCGGCCGAGACCTGGGAGCTGACGGTGAGGCCGAACGGCGCGCAGCAGGGGTAGAGCGCAGAGCCGGTCGCGCTGCCCTTGAAGCCGAAATAGTTGATGTCGCCTTCGAGGCCGAACACGGCCTAGTTGACCTGCCAGTTGTAGCCGGCGGTGAAGCCGCCGGTCACGCTGGAGCTGCTGACGTGCTGGGCGCCCACCGCATTGACGGCCGGCACGCTGGTGGTAAAAAAGTAGCCGAACGGATCGTAGACGGTCGACGTGTTGGGATTCGAGCTGCCCCATTGCCCGCCAACATTGGCGCCGACGTAGAATCCGGTCCAGTTGTAGGCCGGTGCCATCACGGGCGCCTTCGTATAATGCGCCGCGAGGTCGGCGGCGTGCACGGACGCGGCGCCCAAAACGACCGATGCGACCGCCAGCAAAAACTTCTTCATTCCAGTCTCCTTGCCCCACGCGATTGATCTCGCGCTTTCGAATGCGCGGGCGGAAGGCATCCGGCGCAGATCGGGCATAGGCCGCCGGCCCAATGCCGTCTTGGGCTGCAGCGAAGTTCATAGGGACTGTGACGTAGTGTGAGCCCCGCCATGTGCGGACATGTGACGAGTGTAACCAAAGGGCCACGCATCCGCTTCACGCAGTGGCGCGCAATGCACGCTCGCGTCGCGTGACGACAAGCGCGCGAGGGCGATGAGATGAATCGAATCCGCGCTAGATCAGACCGAGCGCGTCAGCCCGCCGTCGACGCGGATGTTCTGGCCGGTGATGTAGGCCGCGCCGTCGGACGCCAGGAACGAGACCGTCGCCGCGATCTCCTCGACCTTGCCGTAGCGCTTCATCGGCACGCTGTCGCGGCGCACGTCCGTCTGCGGCAGGCTGTCGATCCAGCCCGGCAGCACGTTGTTCATGCGGACGTTCTCGGCGGCATAGGTGTCGGTGAAGATCTTCGTGAAGGCGGCCAGCCCTGCCCGGAACACCGCCGAGGTCGGAAACATCGCGCTCGGCTCGAACGCCCAGGCGGTCGAGATGTTGATGATGGCGCCGGCCTTCTGCGCCTGCATGACCGGCGTCACCAGCCGCGTCGGACGGATCACGTTCAACAGGTATGTATCGAGGCCGGTATGCCACTGCTCGTCGGTGATTTCCGTGATGGCGGCGCGCGGACCGTGGCCGGCGCTGTTGACGAGCACGTCGATGCGCCCCCATTTGGCCATCGCTCCGTCGACAAGGCGCTTCAGATCGTCATTGGACTTGTTCGAGCCGGTGACGCCGAGCCCACCGAGCTCGGCCGCCAGCGCCTCGCCCTTGCCGGAGGACGACAGGATCGCGACTCGAAAACCGTCGGCCGCGAGCCGCCGTGCAGCCCCCGCGCCCATACCGCTGCCGCCGGCGGTGACGAGTGCGACTTTCCCTGCTGCCATGACCGACATCCTTTGCGATGGAGTTGAGGCGAGCCGCAGGCCCGGCCTATCATGAGGCCTTCTACAGCCAGACTTGTTGGCAGGTCCACCGTTGAAGGCATCCGTCATGAGCGACTTGCAGATCCGCAACCTGCGCCCCGAGGAAATCTCCCTCGCCGTCGACTGGGCCGCGGCCGAGGGCTGGAATCCGGGCCTTGCGGATGCCGCCTGCTTCGCGATCCCCGATCCACACGGCTTCTTCGTTGGCGAGATCGACGGCGAGCCGGTCGCGAGCGTGTCCTGCGTCAACTACGATGACCGCTTCGCCTTCCTCGGCTTCTATATCGTGCGGCAAGGCTTTCGCGGCGCCGGCCATGGCCTTCGCATCTGGAACGCCGCGATCGCGCACGCGGGCTCCCGCGTGATCGGGCTCGACGGCGTTGTGGCGCAGCAGGACAATTACAGGAAATCCGGCTTTTCGCTTGCTTACGCCAATATCCGTTATGGCGGCACTATTTCCGCGACGCCTTCCAACCCCGCCGACATCGTCGCGCTCGACAAGATCCCGTTCGCGCTGGCGGAAGCCGATGACGCGACAGTCTTCCCCGCCGCGCGCAGAACCTTCCTGCAAGCCTGGATCAATACGCCCGGCCATCTCGGCCGCGCGCTGCTGCGCGACGGCAAGCTCGCTGGATGGGGCGTGATCCGTCCCTGCCGGATGGGCTGCAAGATCGGCCCGCTGATCGCCGACGACCGCGCGGCGGCGGAAGCGATCGTGCAGGCATTGCTGGCAAGCGCGGGCAGCGGCCAGATCTTCCTCGATGTCCCCGCGGTCAATCGCGAGGCAATCGCACTCGCGGAGTCGCTCGGCCTCGAGCCGGTGTTCAAGACGGCGCGGATGTATACCGGGCCGATCCCGCCACTGCGGATCGACCGAGTCTTCGGCGTGACGAGCTTTGAGCTGGGCTAGCGCCGCCGCTCAGTAGCAGCGCATGATGTTGACGGTGTGCTCGCCGCCGCCGCGGCCGGGCACCGTCACGGACTCCGTGGGACAGCTCGGCACATAGGGACGGTCGGACGGCACGACGTTCGGCGGAAAGCGGTGCGCCCAGTCCCAGGGAACGTCATAAGTATAAGTGTAGCGCACGTCGTTGGAGAGCGGCTGCCCGGCATCGACGAAAGGCTGGCTGTTCATCGCACCGTCGTAGAAAAACCCGCCGCCGCCCGGCCAATACACCCACGAATTGTTCCGCCGGTGGAACCGGGCGCCCGGTGCGATCGGCGAACGTGCTGCGGCCGGCGGCGCGGCAGCGGCCACCACACCATGCGGCGCGGCGCCGCCGGGTCGTGCAAAGCTGTCGTTGGCGGCAAGGAGCAGCGCGGCTGCGCTGAGCGAGGCGAGCAACGCCCCGTGCATCTTATACGTCATGATACGCACCAACTCGTTGGCTACAAAGCAGCTCCCCGAGGCACGCTAGGCCCGCCCGTCGGGACCCGGCAAACATATAATTAATTATTGGTTAAGGCGTAATCTTAACGCGACCTGCGACAAAGGCGCCCGCTCTCCACGGCACGCCGCCGAGCTGAAAATCAGCTGCGCGGCGGCCGCCGGGTGATTAGACGATAAAAGCTGATTAGATTTATCGCGTGGGCCAATGAATGGCCGGCGACAACGCCTTCGACCTCCTCGCCTTCCCTGCAATCGCGAGAGAACACAGCAGCCGCTACCATGATCTCATCGGAACAGATCAATCCGCTTTTCAAAAATTTGATCGTCAGTTGATCCCGAGTTGATCGCGGAATTCGGGAACGCCGCCGCATTGCGGTGGTTGGCTCCGACACCAGCAAGGAGCATCTCAAATGCAGAACAAATCAAAACTTCTGTGCCTCATCGCGGCGTCGCTGATCGCAGGCACGGCCGCCGCCTCGGCGCAAGGCTACGATCGGTTCGGAAACCCAGTGGGGTGGGAACGGAGCGGTCCCCGCCATGAGTCCGTGCCGCCGCGCGCGATGTACTATCCGGGCGCGGCAGGACCCTACGGTGCGCTCAACGGCACCAATCATCCCGCGCCGAGCTCGACGCAGGGCGATGTCGGCCCTGAAGGCAACAACAATGGCACACTGACCGGCGTCTATCGCAGCTGGTAAGCCCCGTTCGCTAAGGGGCCCATCGTCCTCGCGGACGGTGGGTCGTCGCGTGTCAGTGGCCCTGCTGCTTGCGCAACCAATCCAGCATGTCCTGCGGATTTCCGGTGCCTTGCGACACGATCGCGGTGTTTCCACCGCTGCGGCGATAGACCTTGGTGCGGCCGGGCTCCTTGTCGATCTTGACCTCGGCCTGCTGCGGATCACCGCTTTGCCTGATCACCGCCGTCCCGTTTTCGTCCTGGACCACGGTGGTGTGTCCGTCGCCGGTCTCGCCGGCCCCGGCCGGCGTTGCTGAGATCGCGGTCATAAGGCTCATTCCGGATGCGAGCAGAAGGAATTTCATGTCACACCTCATCGTCTCGATCATCGAGCGAATTGGAATATCGCCAGCCAGTTGAAACGTCCGAACTGCCTCACCGTCCCCGTGTTCATATCACCGATCTGGAGCAGGAGGGCATTCGTGGAGTTGCCGATCTGGGTAATATTGGCGGTGTTGCTCACGCCGGACTGGCCAATCAGCGCGTTGGTGGTGCCGCCCACGTGAATCACATCGACATAGTTACGGGTCCCGTTCTGGACAATCGTCGCATCGACCGTTCCGGTACCGCCAATCTGGATCACGCGCTCGATGACGGTCGCACGCATGGCCGGGTGGATCACCTCGATCGACGGCGAAGCGATTGGGCTGGCCCTCGTCTTTTCGATCGCGACCGGCCTCATCTTCGGTTTTTATCCCGCACACAAGGCGTCCAAGCTCAGTCCAATCGAAGCGCTCAAGACGGAGTGAGTACGTGCTGGGGTGGGCATGTCAGCCCAAAGGCCAGGCAGGAGCAAGTCATGAGTCCGGATCCGAATGATTTGATTACACCGACGCCGCGTGAGCGCGAACTGATGATGCTCATCGCGCGCGGAATGCAAAACAAGAACATCGCCTACGAGCTCAAGATCTCGGAGAACACGGTGCGGGCGCATATCGGCAACATCATGCGCAAATACCGCCTCCATAACAGAACTCAGATCGCGATCATCTTCGCGCTGCAAGCAGCGCCGCCGTCGCTACGCCGCGATCTGGCCAATGGCAGAGGCTTTCCCGCAGCGGCGAAGCCCGCGCAGGCGCTTGCACAACATCCGCGGGTACCGGAATGAGGCCTGCCCACGCCCCCTCGTGCAAACCCTCCCCAGCCCTCTTGCATGGCTGCCCGCTCTTGTAACAAAACTGTCATGCAGCAAAACTAAACGATGGCGGGGGCCGCGGTTGGCCGCCGAGCCGCCTCACCGTAGGGAGAGATTTGATGCGCCGTTCACTGGTGTTGCTGTCCGCCGGACTGACAGTGCTGTCCACCGGACTTGCCTCCGCCCAGAACAACACGCCCCGTAACCTGATCCTGTTCATCCCCGACGGGCTGCGCGCGCTGAAGGTCACGCCCGAGACCGCGCCGGCGATGGCCGAGGTCCGCGACAAGGGCGTCAATTTCAAGAACCCACATTCGCTGTTTCCGACCTTCACCATGGCGAACGGCTCGGCGATGTCGACCGGCCACTATCTCGGCGACACCGGCGTGTTCTCCAACACGATCTGGACCAACTACACCTCCGTCCCGGCCGGCGACACCGTGGTCCCCTTCATCGAGAACGACGCCGTGCTCGGCGACATCGACGAGCATTTCAAGGGCGACTATCTCAACGAGGAAACCATCCTGAAGATGGCCCGCGACAAGGGATTCAGCACCGCCGCGCTGGGCAAACATGGTCCGACCTATCAGTTCGACCACACTGACAAGCCCGAAAAGCCGGGCCTGCATTCGGTCGTGTTCGACGATGCCACCGGCGGCAAGAACGGCGTGGCGCTGTCCGAAGAGGTGAAGGCTGCGCTGACCAAAGCCGGCCTCCCCATCGCCACGCCGCCGCGCGGCGACAACAGCAAGGCGGGCGATGCCAAGACGCCCGGCACCACGGTCGCCAACGTCGCACAGCAGGCCTATTTCGCCGACGTCGCCACCAAGGTCGTGCTGCCGATGTTCAAGGCGCGCAACAAGCCGTTCGTGCTGGTGTTCTGGTCGCGCGACCCCGATGGCAGTCAGCACAACACCGGCGACAGCCTCAATCAGATCATGCCCGGCATCAACGGACCGACCTCGATGGCCGGCATCAAGAATGCCGACAACAACCTCGCCCAGCTCCGCAAGGCGCTCGACGAGCTCGGCCTTGCCGCCAACACCAACATCATGGTCCAGGCCGACCACGGCTTCTCGACCATCTCCAAGGAAAGCAAGACCAGCCCCTCGGCCAAGGTCAGCTATGACGACACGCCGAAGGACTTTCTGCCGATGGGCTTCCTGGCGCTCGACCTCGCCAAGGCGCTCGACCTGCCGCTGTTCGATCCCAACGACAAGAACGCCGCCGTCACCGGCAACGCCCATCCCAAGGCCGGCAACGGAGTGCTCGGCAAGGATCCCACCAAGCCCGACCTCGTCATTGCCGCCAATGGCGGCTCGGATCTGGTCTACCTCCCGAACAAGGACAAGAAGCTGGCGGCCAAGACCGTCAAGGCGTTGCTCGAGCAGGACTACGTCTCCGGCCTGTTCGTCGACGATCAGCTCGGCCGTTTCCCCGGCACCCTGCCGCTGTCGAGCATCAATTTGCGCGGCAAGGCGGCGATACCGACGCCGGCGATCGTCGTCAACTTCCGCTCCTATGCCAGCGATTGCGGCGAGGCGCCGACCAATTGCTCGGTGCAGGTGGCCGACACCGTGCTGCGGCAAGGCCAAGGCATGCATGGCAGCTTCAGCCGCGGCGACACCATGAACTTCATGGCCGCGATCGGGCCGGACTTCAAAGCCGGGTTCGTCAACGAGCTGCCGGTCAGCAATGCCGATGTCGGCATGACGGCTGCCCAATTGCTCGGGCTGCGCGGCGCGCAGAATGGCGGCCTGGTCGGCCGGGTGATGTCGGAGGCCCTGCCCAACGGCGTCGTGCC
Coding sequences:
- a CDS encoding GNAT family N-acetyltransferase; amino-acid sequence: MSDLQIRNLRPEEISLAVDWAAAEGWNPGLADAACFAIPDPHGFFVGEIDGEPVASVSCVNYDDRFAFLGFYIVRQGFRGAGHGLRIWNAAIAHAGSRVIGLDGVVAQQDNYRKSGFSLAYANIRYGGTISATPSNPADIVALDKIPFALAEADDATVFPAARRTFLQAWINTPGHLGRALLRDGKLAGWGVIRPCRMGCKIGPLIADDRAAAEAIVQALLASAGSGQIFLDVPAVNREAIALAESLGLEPVFKTARMYTGPIPPLRIDRVFGVTSFELG
- a CDS encoding LuxR C-terminal-related transcriptional regulator; this encodes MSPDPNDLITPTPRERELMMLIARGMQNKNIAYELKISENTVRAHIGNIMRKYRLHNRTQIAIIFALQAAPPSLRRDLANGRGFPAAAKPAQALAQHPRVPE
- a CDS encoding nucleotide pyrophosphatase/phosphodiesterase family protein, with the protein product MRRSLVLLSAGLTVLSTGLASAQNNTPRNLILFIPDGLRALKVTPETAPAMAEVRDKGVNFKNPHSLFPTFTMANGSAMSTGHYLGDTGVFSNTIWTNYTSVPAGDTVVPFIENDAVLGDIDEHFKGDYLNEETILKMARDKGFSTAALGKHGPTYQFDHTDKPEKPGLHSVVFDDATGGKNGVALSEEVKAALTKAGLPIATPPRGDNSKAGDAKTPGTTVANVAQQAYFADVATKVVLPMFKARNKPFVLVFWSRDPDGSQHNTGDSLNQIMPGINGPTSMAGIKNADNNLAQLRKALDELGLAANTNIMVQADHGFSTISKESKTSPSAKVSYDDTPKDFLPMGFLALDLAKALDLPLFDPNDKNAAVTGNAHPKAGNGVLGKDPTKPDLVIAANGGSDLVYLPNKDKKLAAKTVKALLEQDYVSGLFVDDQLGRFPGTLPLSSINLRGKAAIPTPAIVVNFRSYASDCGEAPTNCSVQVADTVLRQGQGMHGSFSRGDTMNFMAAIGPDFKAGFVNELPVSNADVGMTAAQLLGLRGAQNGGLVGRVMSEALPNGVVPKAYKAVEKSKMSESGLQTVLNFQRVGSQRYFDAAGFPGRTLGLQPDAGKQKTAGK
- a CDS encoding SDR family oxidoreductase, translated to MAAGKVALVTAGGSGMGAGAARRLAADGFRVAILSSSGKGEALAAELGGLGVTGSNKSNDDLKRLVDGAMAKWGRIDVLVNSAGHGPRAAITEITDEQWHTGLDTYLLNVIRPTRLVTPVMQAQKAGAIINISTAWAFEPSAMFPTSAVFRAGLAAFTKIFTDTYAAENVRMNNVLPGWIDSLPQTDVRRDSVPMKRYGKVEEIAATVSFLASDGAAYITGQNIRVDGGLTRSV
- a CDS encoding serine hydrolase, with amino-acid sequence MIAQMRDIVAAELAPTATPDQPGGLAAALYAGRHVEFFNYGFADDAARRAVTSDTLFNLASLRKPFEATLVALGTLRGELRLEDPLPKHLPELDGDYIRRVTVGELVTHTSGLLLPTDHPPWPNDSFARAQFIDMLNAWSPQAGEAPGRQRIYCHAGYVLLQLVLERCYGTPIATLFEQRILKPLGMTATCVPERGPDNRAVMDEAWMQRVAQGYSDQGTTIGPPGNQQSYFDIPGTGQMFSSTRDLVTFAAACVDGRSADPHLREALRMTQHEAFRVDAKFGQGMAWETVHLPGVTVVDKPGGLNNASGYIGLVPARRIGIVLLANRGEYPHEIARYKILPALMHLVSSHAG
- a CDS encoding metalloregulator ArsR/SmtB family transcription factor; the protein is MANQLSRLDQIFAALADPTRRAIVMRLCAGEASVGELADPFDMALPSFMKHIHVLELSGLVQSEKFGRVRTCRLSPDALVGAEDWFQQQRAIWEARLDRFEAYVLKLKKEKEGAAGKRSSRTSKRKGAE